GCCGCGGCCGTGCTCGGGGATCCGACCGCGCACGAGAAGTGGTGCAAGAGCGACCTCTGCAAGGCCCAGCTTCGCCTCCTCGCCCTCGACGCGCTCGCGAGCACCGGTGATCGCCGCACGACCTTCCTCAGCGACGTCTACGCGCAGCACGACAAGCTCTGCTTCGCCGATCAAGCGCGCCTCGCGCGCCTGCTCACGCAAGCACCGGCCTACACTTCGCAAGCTGCAGCGCTCTCGAAGACGATCGAAGACCATCTCTACACGACCGGCCGCGGCGCGGTGGTGAACCTGCCCGAGCGCTACACCTGGTACGACGCACCCGTCGTCGCGCAAAGCGAAGCGCTGCGCCTGGAGCTCGTGCGCAACGCTGACGGCGAGACGCTCGACCGCCTGACCCGCTCGCTCCTCGACATGCGCCGCAAAGGATCGTTCGGCTGCGCCTGCGAAAACGCCGCCGCCCTCGGCGCCCTGGTGGATCTGGCCGCCCGCGAAAAGCCGGCAAACTTCACCGCAACCGCAACGCTTGGCAGCAAGACGATCGCGCAGCAACAGTTCACCGGCGCGCGCTCGCCGCAGCGCGAAACCCTCGTCCCGATGCGCGATATCACCCCGGGCGCGAACCCGATCACACTCACGAAGAACGGCACCGGAACGCTCCACTACGCGGTGACGTACACCTACCGCCTCGCCGGCGCGGCGCCGGGCCGCCTGAACGGCCTGCGCGTCACTCGCGTCGTGCGCGAAGCGAACACGGCCCCGGTGATTGCAACGATGGGCCTCACCACGCCGGCGTCGTCGCTCACCCTCCCGCCCGCGCACGTCTACGACGTCGAGCTGCAAATCGTCAGCGACCACCCCGTCGAACGTGTCCTGATCACCGACCCGCTTCCCGCCGGCTTCGAAGCGGTCGACACGACGTTCGCAACGGCATCGAAAGCGCTGCAATTGCCGTCAACGTCCTGGGCGATCGGCGACCAGCAAATTCGCACCGACCGCATCGAAGCCTACGCCGACCGCCTCGACGCCGGCATCTACCGCCTCCACTACCTCGCCCGCACGGTAACGCCGGGAACGTTCTTCTGGCCCGGCGCAGACGCTCACGTCCTCGATCGCCCAGACGAGTTCGGCCGCAGCGCCACGTCGGTCGTCATCGTAAAATAGTACTGAACACCCCGAAAGGACGTTTACAATGCCCGCCGCCATGTCTCTGGTGTACATTCCGTGCGAGGTTAAGGACGGTTTGTTTTCGACAGAGTATGTAGTCACGGTTCGCGACCTGAGTGGCGAGACCATATCCTTTTTTGCCGACCGCGGCTTGGTGAAGAAAGAACAGCGCCCGCTGCTGCGGGTGCGTTTCCTCGGCCCAACTGAACCTCCGCAGACCGGAATCGTCATACTGCTACCCGCGTCCGCAATGGACGCCGAGCGACGATATCTAAACGTACGAGAGGAAGATGTCGTCCCTCTTAGCGAGTCATCCGGCTGAGTAAGAGAAGAGACGCTCAAGATAGCCGTACACCGGGTCGACGCCGCGCTCGGTAATTACCGTCAGAACGCTCTTGCCCCCGAGTGCGCCGCTCGGTGTGCGCACGATCTCGGGGATACGCGCCCGGATAAACCTGCGCTCGAAGTATGTCGCGAGCTCACGGACACGGTCCACGTCGGCGCTCCGTTTGTTCGGAATCCCTGCTGAGCGCCACCGCGCGACGGTGCCTCGCGAGACTGCGAAGAGGTCAGCGACTCCGCTGTCGGTTAAGCCGAAAATCGCCGCAATCTGATCGAGCGCATCGCTGCTCGCGCGTTCCTTCACAAGTCGGTCCGTTACCGTAAGTGCCGGCGTCTCAGTGCGGCCTTTCGGCCGGCATGCGCCGCCAACGATGCGATCACGCTTGGCTTGTAAATGAGCAGCGGTGAGATGCAAGCGCGCTCGGCGCAGCTATGCTCGCCGCAGATGAGAAAACAATAGGACACGCCGAGCGCTGCGGCGAGAGCCGGCAAGACGGATTTATCCACCTGCTTCCCCGCTTCGAGTCGCCGAATCGCACCGGGCGGCACTTGCGCTAATACCGCTAGCTCATCAGCACTATACCCGCGCGCGATTCGAAGACGAAGGATACGAGCAGACAGCGGTTCCACCGGCGGACGTGAGCACTTTGATCTCATCGCTTCGCCTCCATACACCAATATGCACGTGCGTTCGAAGCAATGCACAAATAGTGTTGAAAAATATGCGCTAGCGACTTGGCCTTTCT
The nucleotide sequence above comes from Candidatus Eremiobacterota bacterium. Encoded proteins:
- a CDS encoding helix-turn-helix transcriptional regulator, with the translated sequence MLLLCRCLSEVDKHKKGQVASAYFSTLFVHCFERTCILVYGGEAMRSKCSRPPVEPLSARILRLRIARGYSADELAVLAQVPPGAIRRLEAGKQVDKSVLPALAAALGVSYCFLICGEHSCAERACISPLLIYKPSVIASLAAHAGRKAALRRRHLR